A genome region from Anopheles stephensi strain Indian chromosome 2, UCI_ANSTEP_V1.0, whole genome shotgun sequence includes the following:
- the LOC118506463 gene encoding EF-hand calcium-binding domain-containing protein 1-like, with amino-acid sequence MNLDATLDTAEEIRFLSKVSGLVKRLTRSTHFTHQELEVVLLVYYKILKNDPDASAGGQISRQQLTTVFDTAFGIADTAVIRRIYAALDGGNSSHVSMETWARMVSLYVRGTLEEKIQYCYRVYDIQREGMIRRDFLMVLLRGCVRQEEGVEEAVKDLVDMLMTRLDLDRDGAISFEDYRKSVLGTPLLLECLGQALPDRIHVEAFATTFLVM; translated from the coding sequence ATGAACCTGGACGCGACGCTCGATACGGCGGAAGAGATACGGTTTCTGAGCAAGGTGAGCGGGCTGGTAAAACGGCTGACCCGTTCCACACACTTCACCCACCAGGAGCTGGAGGTGGTACTGCTGGTGTATTATAAAATTCTGAAGAACGATCCGGACGCCAGTGCCGGTGGGCAAATTTCGCGCCAGCAGCTAACCACCGTGTTTGACACGGCGTTCGGTATTGCGGATACGGCCGTCATCCGGCGTATCTATGCGGCGCTGGACGGTGGCAACAGTTCGCACGTGTCGATGGAAACCTGGGCCCGGATGGTGTCGCTGTACGTTCGCGGTACGCTCGAGGAAAAGATCCAGTACTGCTACCGGGTGTATGATATTCAGCGCGAAGGGATGATAAGGCGTGACTTtttgatggtgctgttgcgcGGGTGCGTCCGGCAGGAGGAAGGTGTCGAAGAGGCGGTGAAGGATTTGGTCGATATGCTGATGACGCGGCTCGACCTGGATCGGGATGGGGCGATCTCGTTCGAAGACTATCGGAAGAGTGTGCTGGGTACGCCACTGTTGCTGGAATGTCTTGGGCAGGCGCTGCCAGATCGGATCCATGTGGAAGCGTTCGCGACGACGTTTCTGGTGATGTAG